A window of the Gossypium hirsutum isolate 1008001.06 chromosome A05, Gossypium_hirsutum_v2.1, whole genome shotgun sequence genome harbors these coding sequences:
- the LOC107941413 gene encoding uncharacterized protein isoform X3 — translation MCNKIIIDHQQQHKSQTVYLMNSHSLSPVSALPSSIPGSSDEISRVKFLCSFLGSILPRPQDGKLRYVGGETRIVSVPRDISYVELMSKMRELYDGAAVLKYQQPDEDLDALVSVVNDDDMVNMMEEYEKLASSDGFTRLRIFLFSHPDQDVSSYYVDGNERRYVDALKSLNEGSDFRKCDSPAMSTVSDDIHLAEQFFNGMSIDESWVHIQRSGVIPTPSFNLHSHTIPHLGSGQWSPVCYSTSHHGYLTPRTLSGFPPSPSSAHYRMQEEYVQQRLNRHPQYEHQPHFPDNVAWMPNGAMSGDKVSGFHGNILHSQGVHEGNHNYEHCRATFCRNQSPHLEHHNMGNAVPQINSSCAAAECPPNQEAFMMHADGKLHLGFYSKDQTDPSSAHGETHGFLQHQLNPCVEEARNHVYGFGRLNEHNVLDGAGMNSPLEHAGLADGHHMLSNYVHQRAGAELGNEVIRDQTMVASAHLHIPPEERGPRYGNYPYPHGGDNVYQASQGHVRAQSLQRNFQNHTHGAPAYEAYGLPQQINSPVNFVFLKDPAEGSAMHFVATDGQNPWVESPQKVLSSDGTAVPDIVYAHVLKVDVGPHCQETQNTVTMKSAVAPQDMLKFATATEPVQLPDQALTLIHDTSISSSNLESYDSSVIGVWGIEDKIVLLEDEANHVAKMEKSDVPSMCSPEQNKIPEDESKIAPDESSIPICLKLAEKGDDQAKQVEKDPSAAENSKLSVNRLSFIPEFVASVTKVALEEGEEVKAKVEDVAPIKHDAIEKEAAANESKSMNPHGELELDSDNDNITLAKIEPTKAEEEAFARGLQTIKNDDLEEIRELGSGTYGAVYQGKWKGSVVAIKRIKASCFAGRPAERELRDSPDGFLATVAEFMVNGSLKQFLQKDRTIDRLKRLIIAMDVAFGMAYLHGKNIVHFDLKCENLLVNMRDLQRPVCKIGDLGLSKVRQHTLVSGGVCGTLPWMAPELLSGKSDMVSEKIDVYSFGIVMWELLTGEEPYADIHCASIIGGIVNNTLRPKIPSWCDPEWKALMERCWASDPTDRPSFSEISQKLRNMAAAKMVSLCH, via the exons atgtgtaataaaataattattgatcATCAACAGCAGCATAAGAGCCAAACtgtgtatttgatgaattcacatTCATTAAGCCCGGTGTCTGCCTTGCCTTCCTCCATCCCTGGTTCCAGTGATGAAATCTCGCGTGTAAAATTCTTATGTAGCTTCTTAGGTAGCATTTTGCCTCGACCCCAAGATGGGAAATTGAGGTATGTTGGTGGAGAAACACGAATTGTGAGTGTGCCGAGAGATATTAGTTATGTGGAGTTGATGAGTAAGATGAGGGAGCTTTATGATGGAGCAGCAGTGTTGAAATATCAGCAGCCAGATGAGGATCTTGATGCTTTAGTGTCAGTTGTCAATGATGATGATATGGTTAACATGATGGAAGAGTATGAGAAGTTGGCTTCGAGTGACGGGTTCACTAGGCTTAGGATTTTCTTGTTTTCGCATCCTGACCAAGATGTTTCATCATATTATGTTGATGGGAATGAGAGGAGGTATGTGGATGCTTTGAAAAGTTTAAATGAGGGTTCTGATTTTAGGAAATGTGATTCACCTGCGATGTCTACAGTTTCTGATGATATTCATTTAGCAGAACAATTCTTTAATGGTATGAGTATTGACGAGAGTTGGGTTCATATCCAGAGGAGCGGCGTGATACCAACACCATCTTTTAACTTGCATAGTCATACTATTCCTCATCTGGGTTCTGGGCAGTGGAGTCCTGTGTGCTATTCTACTAGTCACCATGGATACCTTACTCCCAGAACACTATCGGGGTTTCCACCTTCACCATCTTCTGCTCACTATAGAATGCAAGAAGAATATGTTCAGCAGCGATTAAATCGTCATCCCCAATATGAGCATCAGCCTCATTTTCCAGATAATGTAGCATGGATGCCAAATGGAGCTATGTCTGGTGATAAGGTTTCTGGTTTTCATGGTAACATCCTTCATAGTCAAGGTGTGCATGAAGGAAACCACAACTATGAGCACTGCAGGGCTACTTTTTGCAGAAACCAGTCACCACATTTGGAGCACCACAACATGGGAAATGCTGTTCCTCAGATTAATAGTTCATGTGCTGCCGCTGAGTGCCCCCCAAACCAAGAAGCATTCATGATGCATGCAGATGGAAAATTGCATCTTGGATTTTATTCCAAAGACCAAACTGATCCTTCTTCTGCTCATGGTGAAACACATGGCTTTCTGCAGCACCAACTGAATCCTTGTGTTGAGGAAGCGAGAAATCATGTATATGGATTTGGAAGATTGAATGAACACAATGTTCTAGATGGTGCTGGCATGAATTCACCTCTTGAGCATGCTGGTTTAGCTGATGGCCATCATATGCTTTCAAATTATGTTCATCAGCGAGCTGGAGCTGAGTTGGGGAATGAAGTAATTCGTGATCAAACCATGGTTGCTTCAGCCCACTTGCACATTCCTCCTGAAGAACGTGGGCCCCGTTATGGGAATTATCCTTACCCACATGGAGGAGATAATGTTTACCAAGCCTCACAAGGACATGTACGTGCACAGTCTTTGCAGAGAAATTTTCAGAATCATACTCATGGTGCTCCAGCTTATGAAGCATATGGTTTACCTCAGCAAATAAATTCTCCAGTTAACTTTGTATTTTTGAAGGATCCAGCGGAAGGTAGTGCAATGCATTTTGTTGCAACAGATGGTCAAAACCCTTGGGTTGAGTCTCCTCAAAAGGTACTGAGTTCTGATGGGACTGCTGTTCCAGACATTGTTTATGCCCATGTTCTCAAGGTGGATGTTGGTCCTCATTGTCAGGAAACTCAAAACACTGTCACTATGAAATCAGCCGTAGCCCCTCAAGACATGCTAAAATTTGCCACTGCCACAGAACCTGTTCAGTTGCCAGATCAAGCTTTAACTTTAATCCATGATACATCTATTTCCAGCAGCAATCTGGAATCATATGATTCTAGTGTCATTGGAGTGTGGGGGATTGAGGACAAAATTGTTCTCTTGGAAGATGAAGCAAATCATGTGGCAAAGATGGAAAAATCTGATGTTCCAAGCATGTGCAGTCCAGAGCAAAACAAAATTCCTGAAGATGAATCTAAAATAGCACCTGATGAGTCTAGCATTCCAATTTGCTTAAAGCTTGCTGAAAAGGGTGATGACCAGGCAAAACAGGTTGAAAAGGATCCTAGTGCTGCTGAAAATTCAAAGCTATCTGTAAACCGTTTGAGTTTCATACCGGAGTTTGTTGCTTCAGTTACAAAAGTAGCTTTGGAAGAGGGTGAAGAAGTGAAAGCCAAAGTTGAAGACGTTGCCCCCATCAAGCATGATGCAATTGAAAAAGAAGCAGCTGCCAATGAATCAAAATCAATG AATCCCCATGGTGAGTTGGAATTGGATTCTGATAATGACAACATAACCCTTGCAAAAATTGAGCCAACCAAGGCTGAGGAAGAAGCTTTTGCAAGAGGGTTACag ACAATAAAAAATGATGATCTGGAGGAGATCCGAGAATTGGGCTCTGGAACATATGGGGCAGTTTATCAGGGCAAATGGAAAGGTTCTGTTGTAGCAATCAAGAGAATCAAAGCTAGCTGCTTTGCAGGGAGGCCTGCAGAAAGAGAAC TTCGTGATAGTCCTGACGGATTCTTAGCTACTGTTGCTGAATTCATGGTTAATGGATCCTTGAAGCAGTTTTTACAGAAGGACAG GACTATTGATCGTCTTAAGAGACTCATCATAGCTATGGATGTTGCATTTGGAATGGCATACTTGCATGGGAAGAACATTGTACATTTtgatttgaaatgtgaaaatttgtTGGTAAATATGAGAGATCTGCAGCGTCCAGTGTGCAAG ATTGGTGATTTGGGCTTATCGAAGGTCAGGCAGCATACATTAGTTTCAGGAGGTGTTTGTGGAACTCTACCATGGATGGCACCTGAGCTTTTGAGTGGTAAAAGTGACATGGTATCTGAAAAG ATTGATGTGTACTCCTTTGGCATCGTTATGTGGGAGTTACTCACTGGTGAAGAACCTTATGCAGATATTCATTGTGCTTCTATAATTG GAGGAATCGTGAACAACACCTTACGTCCAAAAATACCATCATGGTGCGATCCTGAATGGAAGGCTTTAATGGAAAGGTGCTGGGCCTCTGATCCTACAGACAGACCTTCCTTTTCAGAAATATCTCAGAAGCTAAGAAACATGGCTGCTGCG AAAATGGTTTCTCTTTGTCATTAA
- the LOC107941413 gene encoding uncharacterized protein isoform X1: MCNKIIIDHQQQHKSQTVYLMNSHSLSPVSALPSSIPGSSDEISRVKFLCSFLGSILPRPQDGKLRYVGGETRIVSVPRDISYVELMSKMRELYDGAAVLKYQQPDEDLDALVSVVNDDDMVNMMEEYEKLASSDGFTRLRIFLFSHPDQDVSSYYVDGNERRYVDALKSLNEGSDFRKCDSPAMSTVSDDIHLAEQFFNGMSIDESWVHIQRSGVIPTPSFNLHSHTIPHLGSGQWSPVCYSTSHHGYLTPRTLSGFPPSPSSAHYRMQEEYVQQRLNRHPQYEHQPHFPDNVAWMPNGAMSGDKVSGFHGNILHSQGVHEGNHNYEHCRATFCRNQSPHLEHHNMGNAVPQINSSCAAAECPPNQEAFMMHADGKLHLGFYSKDQTDPSSAHGETHGFLQHQLNPCVEEARNHVYGFGRLNEHNVLDGAGMNSPLEHAGLADGHHMLSNYVHQRAGAELGNEVIRDQTMVASAHLHIPPEERGPRYGNYPYPHGGDNVYQASQGHVRAQSLQRNFQNHTHGAPAYEAYGLPQQINSPVNFVFLKDPAEGSAMHFVATDGQNPWVESPQKVLSSDGTAVPDIVYAHVLKVDVGPHCQETQNTVTMKSAVAPQDMLKFATATEPVQLPDQALTLIHDTSISSSNLESYDSSVIGVWGIEDKIVLLEDEANHVAKMEKSDVPSMCSPEQNKIPEDESKIAPDESSIPICLKLAEKGDDQAKQVEKDPSAAENSKLSVNRLSFIPEFVASVTKVALEEGEEVKAKVEDVAPIKHDAIEKEAAANESKSMNPHGELELDSDNDNITLAKIEPTKAEEEAFARGLQTIKNDDLEEIRELGSGTYGAVYQGKWKGSVVAIKRIKASCFAGRPAERERMIADFWKEALILSSLHHPNVVSFYGIVRDSPDGFLATVAEFMVNGSLKQFLQKDRTIDRLKRLIIAMDVAFGMAYLHGKNIVHFDLKCENLLVNMRDLQRPVCKIGDLGLSKVRQHTLVSGGVCGTLPWMAPELLSGKSDMVSEKIDVYSFGIVMWELLTGEEPYADIHCASIIGGIVNNTLRPKIPSWCDPEWKALMERCWASDPTDRPSFSEISQKLRNMAAAKMVSLCH; this comes from the exons atgtgtaataaaataattattgatcATCAACAGCAGCATAAGAGCCAAACtgtgtatttgatgaattcacatTCATTAAGCCCGGTGTCTGCCTTGCCTTCCTCCATCCCTGGTTCCAGTGATGAAATCTCGCGTGTAAAATTCTTATGTAGCTTCTTAGGTAGCATTTTGCCTCGACCCCAAGATGGGAAATTGAGGTATGTTGGTGGAGAAACACGAATTGTGAGTGTGCCGAGAGATATTAGTTATGTGGAGTTGATGAGTAAGATGAGGGAGCTTTATGATGGAGCAGCAGTGTTGAAATATCAGCAGCCAGATGAGGATCTTGATGCTTTAGTGTCAGTTGTCAATGATGATGATATGGTTAACATGATGGAAGAGTATGAGAAGTTGGCTTCGAGTGACGGGTTCACTAGGCTTAGGATTTTCTTGTTTTCGCATCCTGACCAAGATGTTTCATCATATTATGTTGATGGGAATGAGAGGAGGTATGTGGATGCTTTGAAAAGTTTAAATGAGGGTTCTGATTTTAGGAAATGTGATTCACCTGCGATGTCTACAGTTTCTGATGATATTCATTTAGCAGAACAATTCTTTAATGGTATGAGTATTGACGAGAGTTGGGTTCATATCCAGAGGAGCGGCGTGATACCAACACCATCTTTTAACTTGCATAGTCATACTATTCCTCATCTGGGTTCTGGGCAGTGGAGTCCTGTGTGCTATTCTACTAGTCACCATGGATACCTTACTCCCAGAACACTATCGGGGTTTCCACCTTCACCATCTTCTGCTCACTATAGAATGCAAGAAGAATATGTTCAGCAGCGATTAAATCGTCATCCCCAATATGAGCATCAGCCTCATTTTCCAGATAATGTAGCATGGATGCCAAATGGAGCTATGTCTGGTGATAAGGTTTCTGGTTTTCATGGTAACATCCTTCATAGTCAAGGTGTGCATGAAGGAAACCACAACTATGAGCACTGCAGGGCTACTTTTTGCAGAAACCAGTCACCACATTTGGAGCACCACAACATGGGAAATGCTGTTCCTCAGATTAATAGTTCATGTGCTGCCGCTGAGTGCCCCCCAAACCAAGAAGCATTCATGATGCATGCAGATGGAAAATTGCATCTTGGATTTTATTCCAAAGACCAAACTGATCCTTCTTCTGCTCATGGTGAAACACATGGCTTTCTGCAGCACCAACTGAATCCTTGTGTTGAGGAAGCGAGAAATCATGTATATGGATTTGGAAGATTGAATGAACACAATGTTCTAGATGGTGCTGGCATGAATTCACCTCTTGAGCATGCTGGTTTAGCTGATGGCCATCATATGCTTTCAAATTATGTTCATCAGCGAGCTGGAGCTGAGTTGGGGAATGAAGTAATTCGTGATCAAACCATGGTTGCTTCAGCCCACTTGCACATTCCTCCTGAAGAACGTGGGCCCCGTTATGGGAATTATCCTTACCCACATGGAGGAGATAATGTTTACCAAGCCTCACAAGGACATGTACGTGCACAGTCTTTGCAGAGAAATTTTCAGAATCATACTCATGGTGCTCCAGCTTATGAAGCATATGGTTTACCTCAGCAAATAAATTCTCCAGTTAACTTTGTATTTTTGAAGGATCCAGCGGAAGGTAGTGCAATGCATTTTGTTGCAACAGATGGTCAAAACCCTTGGGTTGAGTCTCCTCAAAAGGTACTGAGTTCTGATGGGACTGCTGTTCCAGACATTGTTTATGCCCATGTTCTCAAGGTGGATGTTGGTCCTCATTGTCAGGAAACTCAAAACACTGTCACTATGAAATCAGCCGTAGCCCCTCAAGACATGCTAAAATTTGCCACTGCCACAGAACCTGTTCAGTTGCCAGATCAAGCTTTAACTTTAATCCATGATACATCTATTTCCAGCAGCAATCTGGAATCATATGATTCTAGTGTCATTGGAGTGTGGGGGATTGAGGACAAAATTGTTCTCTTGGAAGATGAAGCAAATCATGTGGCAAAGATGGAAAAATCTGATGTTCCAAGCATGTGCAGTCCAGAGCAAAACAAAATTCCTGAAGATGAATCTAAAATAGCACCTGATGAGTCTAGCATTCCAATTTGCTTAAAGCTTGCTGAAAAGGGTGATGACCAGGCAAAACAGGTTGAAAAGGATCCTAGTGCTGCTGAAAATTCAAAGCTATCTGTAAACCGTTTGAGTTTCATACCGGAGTTTGTTGCTTCAGTTACAAAAGTAGCTTTGGAAGAGGGTGAAGAAGTGAAAGCCAAAGTTGAAGACGTTGCCCCCATCAAGCATGATGCAATTGAAAAAGAAGCAGCTGCCAATGAATCAAAATCAATG AATCCCCATGGTGAGTTGGAATTGGATTCTGATAATGACAACATAACCCTTGCAAAAATTGAGCCAACCAAGGCTGAGGAAGAAGCTTTTGCAAGAGGGTTACag ACAATAAAAAATGATGATCTGGAGGAGATCCGAGAATTGGGCTCTGGAACATATGGGGCAGTTTATCAGGGCAAATGGAAAGGTTCTGTTGTAGCAATCAAGAGAATCAAAGCTAGCTGCTTTGCAGGGAGGCCTGCAGAAAGAGAACGTATG ATTGCAGATTTCTGGAAAGAAGCTTTGATATTGAGTTCATTACATCATCCAAATGTTGTTTCTTTCTATGGTATAGTTCGTGATAGTCCTGACGGATTCTTAGCTACTGTTGCTGAATTCATGGTTAATGGATCCTTGAAGCAGTTTTTACAGAAGGACAG GACTATTGATCGTCTTAAGAGACTCATCATAGCTATGGATGTTGCATTTGGAATGGCATACTTGCATGGGAAGAACATTGTACATTTtgatttgaaatgtgaaaatttgtTGGTAAATATGAGAGATCTGCAGCGTCCAGTGTGCAAG ATTGGTGATTTGGGCTTATCGAAGGTCAGGCAGCATACATTAGTTTCAGGAGGTGTTTGTGGAACTCTACCATGGATGGCACCTGAGCTTTTGAGTGGTAAAAGTGACATGGTATCTGAAAAG ATTGATGTGTACTCCTTTGGCATCGTTATGTGGGAGTTACTCACTGGTGAAGAACCTTATGCAGATATTCATTGTGCTTCTATAATTG GAGGAATCGTGAACAACACCTTACGTCCAAAAATACCATCATGGTGCGATCCTGAATGGAAGGCTTTAATGGAAAGGTGCTGGGCCTCTGATCCTACAGACAGACCTTCCTTTTCAGAAATATCTCAGAAGCTAAGAAACATGGCTGCTGCG AAAATGGTTTCTCTTTGTCATTAA
- the LOC107941413 gene encoding uncharacterized protein isoform X2 → MNSHSLSPVSALPSSIPGSSDEISRVKFLCSFLGSILPRPQDGKLRYVGGETRIVSVPRDISYVELMSKMRELYDGAAVLKYQQPDEDLDALVSVVNDDDMVNMMEEYEKLASSDGFTRLRIFLFSHPDQDVSSYYVDGNERRYVDALKSLNEGSDFRKCDSPAMSTVSDDIHLAEQFFNGMSIDESWVHIQRSGVIPTPSFNLHSHTIPHLGSGQWSPVCYSTSHHGYLTPRTLSGFPPSPSSAHYRMQEEYVQQRLNRHPQYEHQPHFPDNVAWMPNGAMSGDKVSGFHGNILHSQGVHEGNHNYEHCRATFCRNQSPHLEHHNMGNAVPQINSSCAAAECPPNQEAFMMHADGKLHLGFYSKDQTDPSSAHGETHGFLQHQLNPCVEEARNHVYGFGRLNEHNVLDGAGMNSPLEHAGLADGHHMLSNYVHQRAGAELGNEVIRDQTMVASAHLHIPPEERGPRYGNYPYPHGGDNVYQASQGHVRAQSLQRNFQNHTHGAPAYEAYGLPQQINSPVNFVFLKDPAEGSAMHFVATDGQNPWVESPQKVLSSDGTAVPDIVYAHVLKVDVGPHCQETQNTVTMKSAVAPQDMLKFATATEPVQLPDQALTLIHDTSISSSNLESYDSSVIGVWGIEDKIVLLEDEANHVAKMEKSDVPSMCSPEQNKIPEDESKIAPDESSIPICLKLAEKGDDQAKQVEKDPSAAENSKLSVNRLSFIPEFVASVTKVALEEGEEVKAKVEDVAPIKHDAIEKEAAANESKSMNPHGELELDSDNDNITLAKIEPTKAEEEAFARGLQTIKNDDLEEIRELGSGTYGAVYQGKWKGSVVAIKRIKASCFAGRPAERERMIADFWKEALILSSLHHPNVVSFYGIVRDSPDGFLATVAEFMVNGSLKQFLQKDRTIDRLKRLIIAMDVAFGMAYLHGKNIVHFDLKCENLLVNMRDLQRPVCKIGDLGLSKVRQHTLVSGGVCGTLPWMAPELLSGKSDMVSEKIDVYSFGIVMWELLTGEEPYADIHCASIIGGIVNNTLRPKIPSWCDPEWKALMERCWASDPTDRPSFSEISQKLRNMAAAKMVSLCH, encoded by the exons atgaattcacatTCATTAAGCCCGGTGTCTGCCTTGCCTTCCTCCATCCCTGGTTCCAGTGATGAAATCTCGCGTGTAAAATTCTTATGTAGCTTCTTAGGTAGCATTTTGCCTCGACCCCAAGATGGGAAATTGAGGTATGTTGGTGGAGAAACACGAATTGTGAGTGTGCCGAGAGATATTAGTTATGTGGAGTTGATGAGTAAGATGAGGGAGCTTTATGATGGAGCAGCAGTGTTGAAATATCAGCAGCCAGATGAGGATCTTGATGCTTTAGTGTCAGTTGTCAATGATGATGATATGGTTAACATGATGGAAGAGTATGAGAAGTTGGCTTCGAGTGACGGGTTCACTAGGCTTAGGATTTTCTTGTTTTCGCATCCTGACCAAGATGTTTCATCATATTATGTTGATGGGAATGAGAGGAGGTATGTGGATGCTTTGAAAAGTTTAAATGAGGGTTCTGATTTTAGGAAATGTGATTCACCTGCGATGTCTACAGTTTCTGATGATATTCATTTAGCAGAACAATTCTTTAATGGTATGAGTATTGACGAGAGTTGGGTTCATATCCAGAGGAGCGGCGTGATACCAACACCATCTTTTAACTTGCATAGTCATACTATTCCTCATCTGGGTTCTGGGCAGTGGAGTCCTGTGTGCTATTCTACTAGTCACCATGGATACCTTACTCCCAGAACACTATCGGGGTTTCCACCTTCACCATCTTCTGCTCACTATAGAATGCAAGAAGAATATGTTCAGCAGCGATTAAATCGTCATCCCCAATATGAGCATCAGCCTCATTTTCCAGATAATGTAGCATGGATGCCAAATGGAGCTATGTCTGGTGATAAGGTTTCTGGTTTTCATGGTAACATCCTTCATAGTCAAGGTGTGCATGAAGGAAACCACAACTATGAGCACTGCAGGGCTACTTTTTGCAGAAACCAGTCACCACATTTGGAGCACCACAACATGGGAAATGCTGTTCCTCAGATTAATAGTTCATGTGCTGCCGCTGAGTGCCCCCCAAACCAAGAAGCATTCATGATGCATGCAGATGGAAAATTGCATCTTGGATTTTATTCCAAAGACCAAACTGATCCTTCTTCTGCTCATGGTGAAACACATGGCTTTCTGCAGCACCAACTGAATCCTTGTGTTGAGGAAGCGAGAAATCATGTATATGGATTTGGAAGATTGAATGAACACAATGTTCTAGATGGTGCTGGCATGAATTCACCTCTTGAGCATGCTGGTTTAGCTGATGGCCATCATATGCTTTCAAATTATGTTCATCAGCGAGCTGGAGCTGAGTTGGGGAATGAAGTAATTCGTGATCAAACCATGGTTGCTTCAGCCCACTTGCACATTCCTCCTGAAGAACGTGGGCCCCGTTATGGGAATTATCCTTACCCACATGGAGGAGATAATGTTTACCAAGCCTCACAAGGACATGTACGTGCACAGTCTTTGCAGAGAAATTTTCAGAATCATACTCATGGTGCTCCAGCTTATGAAGCATATGGTTTACCTCAGCAAATAAATTCTCCAGTTAACTTTGTATTTTTGAAGGATCCAGCGGAAGGTAGTGCAATGCATTTTGTTGCAACAGATGGTCAAAACCCTTGGGTTGAGTCTCCTCAAAAGGTACTGAGTTCTGATGGGACTGCTGTTCCAGACATTGTTTATGCCCATGTTCTCAAGGTGGATGTTGGTCCTCATTGTCAGGAAACTCAAAACACTGTCACTATGAAATCAGCCGTAGCCCCTCAAGACATGCTAAAATTTGCCACTGCCACAGAACCTGTTCAGTTGCCAGATCAAGCTTTAACTTTAATCCATGATACATCTATTTCCAGCAGCAATCTGGAATCATATGATTCTAGTGTCATTGGAGTGTGGGGGATTGAGGACAAAATTGTTCTCTTGGAAGATGAAGCAAATCATGTGGCAAAGATGGAAAAATCTGATGTTCCAAGCATGTGCAGTCCAGAGCAAAACAAAATTCCTGAAGATGAATCTAAAATAGCACCTGATGAGTCTAGCATTCCAATTTGCTTAAAGCTTGCTGAAAAGGGTGATGACCAGGCAAAACAGGTTGAAAAGGATCCTAGTGCTGCTGAAAATTCAAAGCTATCTGTAAACCGTTTGAGTTTCATACCGGAGTTTGTTGCTTCAGTTACAAAAGTAGCTTTGGAAGAGGGTGAAGAAGTGAAAGCCAAAGTTGAAGACGTTGCCCCCATCAAGCATGATGCAATTGAAAAAGAAGCAGCTGCCAATGAATCAAAATCAATG AATCCCCATGGTGAGTTGGAATTGGATTCTGATAATGACAACATAACCCTTGCAAAAATTGAGCCAACCAAGGCTGAGGAAGAAGCTTTTGCAAGAGGGTTACag ACAATAAAAAATGATGATCTGGAGGAGATCCGAGAATTGGGCTCTGGAACATATGGGGCAGTTTATCAGGGCAAATGGAAAGGTTCTGTTGTAGCAATCAAGAGAATCAAAGCTAGCTGCTTTGCAGGGAGGCCTGCAGAAAGAGAACGTATG ATTGCAGATTTCTGGAAAGAAGCTTTGATATTGAGTTCATTACATCATCCAAATGTTGTTTCTTTCTATGGTATAGTTCGTGATAGTCCTGACGGATTCTTAGCTACTGTTGCTGAATTCATGGTTAATGGATCCTTGAAGCAGTTTTTACAGAAGGACAG GACTATTGATCGTCTTAAGAGACTCATCATAGCTATGGATGTTGCATTTGGAATGGCATACTTGCATGGGAAGAACATTGTACATTTtgatttgaaatgtgaaaatttgtTGGTAAATATGAGAGATCTGCAGCGTCCAGTGTGCAAG ATTGGTGATTTGGGCTTATCGAAGGTCAGGCAGCATACATTAGTTTCAGGAGGTGTTTGTGGAACTCTACCATGGATGGCACCTGAGCTTTTGAGTGGTAAAAGTGACATGGTATCTGAAAAG ATTGATGTGTACTCCTTTGGCATCGTTATGTGGGAGTTACTCACTGGTGAAGAACCTTATGCAGATATTCATTGTGCTTCTATAATTG GAGGAATCGTGAACAACACCTTACGTCCAAAAATACCATCATGGTGCGATCCTGAATGGAAGGCTTTAATGGAAAGGTGCTGGGCCTCTGATCCTACAGACAGACCTTCCTTTTCAGAAATATCTCAGAAGCTAAGAAACATGGCTGCTGCG AAAATGGTTTCTCTTTGTCATTAA